Part of the Onthophagus taurus isolate NC chromosome 11, IU_Otau_3.0, whole genome shotgun sequence genome is shown below.
CTGTATTATTTGACAAGGGTACACGATCAAGAGTTTGTTTTGCTTTATCATTACTTCTGCCATTATTTTGGCAGCTGGCTTGATTAAAGTTTCGCCAATCATCTCCGCTGCACCACATTTCGCAATTAAAAGCGAGACGCGATACGAAGTTTCTAGGATTTTTTGATTGTCACCTCCTGTTAAACCTCtcattactttttgagattgATTTAAATCTTTGAGTTTATGTTCAAAAAATTCGATTGGTTTATCTTTGTATTCAAAGTGCTTTGTGTCAAAATGTCGCTTTAAGTTCGATGGTTTCATACTTTCATTGGTAaggtttttaaaacaaattacgCAAAGTGGAATGGGTTGCTTTTCATCACCACTCCACGAGAAGCCCAATTGAAGGTATTCTTTGTCGTATTTTCGAGTCTTCCTTGCTTTTTTGTTAACCGGTTTTGAAGAAGTTTCGTCTTCGATAATTTCATGAATTCGTTCAATTTCGTTTACTTTGCGTTTAGAACATCCGGGTTGCAACCAACGGTCCATAATCTTGATTATTAGATATAcacattatattttataaaaataaataaaaaacaataaaacttaCTAAAGAAAGCTCCTAAAAATAATACACAAGAGACACACGCGGTATCAGTTCAATAGCGACTGAAGATTTTTACTTGAATGCCCGGGGAATCACGGCACCCGGCGACTCGGTGTCAAAAAGTAACATATATACAggaataacaaatttttatttttttttaatgtttaatcaaaaaatagttaaaagtCTGCTGCACCAGGCGTAGGAAAAGTTGCAACGTGTACCCCCATCAAACTGTTCCTGTACCCCTGGTGATACACGTACCATAGTTTGGGAAACACTGCTCTAGAATATTGCAGTGTCTTCATGGCCTTTGAAGCTTCGTCGTCGTCccgattttttcgtttttcattCTCCTCCAGAAGTCTTTGTTTCACAAATTCCGCTGTCAACTTGTCCGTTCTCTTTTCTAATGCAATTATAAGATGATCATAACTAGCTGGCaaactttgtaaataaaatataatcattTCTTCAGGAAAAATATGTCCAGCAGTTGTTAATTGCTCCAGTAATTCTTCCATTTTCCTTATGTGAATCTCCATGTCACCACCTTCTGAGAGTTCCCtttcacataactttttgAGTAGTCTGGTTGTCACTCCTAATGTAGACTTTTTATCTGTAAGGCCCCATATGTCTTCTTTTGGAGTTGGTGGTTCATTTGTAACAACTTCCCAAAGATTTTCCCGAATTAACAACATCTCAACTCGAAATTTCCATGTCTGATAATTGTTGTTAGATAATAGCTTTATTTGACCCATATGCTTTTCACTTTCCATCTTGATATCTTTCTGTTATATCTccttattatatattatataagtaTTTCAATCTTTATAACCCGCGATCTGGGCCCATAACCTGATGGACTATACAAATATAGACAAATATACTAACAAACTACTCATAAAACATGAATGCACTCTTGATTGGGATTgctttatgataaaatataacatttcaaCAGTTTCTATAAGgcgtggcataattttaatcacaaatactagagtaAAAA
Proteins encoded:
- the LOC139432145 gene encoding zinc finger BED domain-containing protein 5-like, translating into MDRWLQPGCSKRKVNEIERIHEIIEDETSSKPVNKKARKTRKYDKEYLQLGFSWSGDEKQPIPLCVICFKNLTNESMKPSNLKRHFDTKHFEYKDKPIEFFEHKLKDLNQSQKVMRGLTGGDNQKILETSYRVSLLIAKCGAAEMIGETLIKPAAKIMAEVMIKQNKLLIVYPCQIIQFIDE